The DNA sequence GCAATTTATGCAACGCAAGCAGGCCGCTCTGATTACCTGACGTAATTTACAATCCAGGTCAATCTGTCACTGTATGGAACCGATGAGATTGCATTGTTGTTTTCAGAGTTCGAACCCTTCTCCGATTCAGGGGTAGATAACCGATTGAGCACTTTTATCGATCTTTCAGGCACACACTGTGTATGTTCCGAAGAAGCAGTCGATCCTGAACGACTCGGTGAAGGTGCTTCCGGAGAGTCTTCCCGAGGAAGAGCTGACCAGGGCGGTGCAGTACCGAAGCGGCACCAACACTCTAGGCATCGTATTCTTTTGTCTAGTGTTCGGCACCTTCCTGGGCACTCTGGGAGAGAAGGGTCAAGTCGTGATCGACTTCTTCAAGGCGGTATTCGAGGTCATAATGCGAATGGTCTCCAGCGTGATGTGGTGAGGAACTGATTACCCTTACAATAATTCCTTGCCACCGGAGCTCAGTTATGAcgcgtccttttttttttgagcagGTTGACACCGTTGGGAATAACGTCAGTAATCGCTGGTAAGATCCTCGGGGTCGACGATCTTGGTCTTGTGATGTCTCAGCTGGCCTGGTTCATCGTAACCGTCGTCGTTGGCGTCTTCTTCTATCAACTGGTTATCATGCAGCTCATCTATCTCGCCTTTGTCCGCAAGAACCCCTTTAAATTCTACGCGGGTCTCGCCCAGGGCACCCTCACCGCCTTCGCCATGGCTTCAACGTGAGTCCCCGGCCATCCACAAACCCTGTAATCGAACCTATCGCTTGCCTCACAGGGCCTCGGGCTTCGTTTGTCTATTGTCAATGGTCACTTTCCAATTGGTTTATACCCTTCCAACACGCATTATTGTCTTCCTTTGGATTGTGTACTTCGTATcttctataataatatatataatatctgatCAGTAGAAGAATCTGACTTCGCGAATCCGAGTCCCCGGAGCAAAATTGTTTAACCTAAATTAAGATGGAAAGGAGTCTGTTACAGCCGGCGTGTAAGGAGGCTTTGCGAGgccgcggtgttcccaagcccATTTTTCCTTTGGCTAGCATTGCACAGCGTTTCCGGATGGATACGTTTCGGTAGTTTTCAGCAGCCCAGTGAGACGCTGTGAAATGCCACAGCCTCTCCCGTCAAATTTCCGGCCATCCTCGATCGCATTGAGGGACATTTTCCCCTCCCCAAGAGGTATGCAGTTCCGGGTGATACTTAGAATGCTGATCCGAGAGTCCTTGTAACATAATTTCACAAAAAGTTCGCAGGTTTCCGCTATAGCTGGTAACTTTCAAACTTTTAGTTCAACAGTGGCAAGTCAATGTAATAGGGTAACGGATGTGATTTGCTTTGAGCAAATGTGCTCTAAGGCAAATCGAGTGACCATTGCAACGGTTCGATTTCATATTTATGGGTCGGAGATCGGCAAACTCCGTAACACCTGGACTGATTCAGGCGTGGAGGTGCGAGCTTGGATCAATCAAAGCCAGGACCTTCACGCCGGAGAAAAATGCTCTGATTTAATTGATACGATGTAGAAATAACGTGCCTTGAACATAAATGCAAACTgggaaaatattattcgtTCGCGTTGACTCTAATCTCTGGCAGGTGATGATTGGTGTTGATGATGGCGAGCAGAGCAGACCTTCCCAAGACTCTGAAAGCTAGGTCACGTGTAACAACGATCATTTCCCcagttttttacaatttatcatCATACCCACCAATCCTCGATCCTTTTATACTACACGGCACATTTAAACTATTTACATCTTCGCTGCGAGAATGGATACGTTACATTGAATTTAgaatgatttttcataattgttagaaaaatttttctcagttgGATGGATTTCTCTTCACGTCACTAAACGcatttttcaatatgtttACGGAATGCCTGATTATAATGACCGCTCAAAGTACGAATGGACAAAAGTAAGAGACGCGTGTGCTTTTCATCCGTTCTTTCATTGTCGCCTTTCCGCAATGTGCGTGCCATACCCTTGACCTCCGTTATCCTGGTCCAGCCTGTCATGTCTAATACACAAATCGCATTAACCGAAATCTCATTAACTCAACATTGTGTGTGGATTAACTTTTTCCAGAAAAGCGTACAGTACAGTACTGAACTGAGTCAGTCTCTGAACATACTATATGGTATCATGATGATGTATTAGAATGCAGCATGCGGCCATTTGCAGGTGGTCTCTATAAGGGTTTTGGTAAGTAAAATGGCCGCGGATAAACGATATTTGTATGTTCCAGGACAGCGAAGACGGCCACGAAACTGCTTGTGAAACTAATTCAGTCCTTCACTCACCACATATTAAATTTCAGTTTCGCACTGGGCATTCTGGCTGATTTTTCACGGCGAGAGTTCAGTATAGACGTTTTCAAGTTTCCTAAATTTGGAAACGGACCCGAAACGGCACTGCACAATCCAtgtctctcttcttttctctcaaTCTTCCACTCTCCTTTTGTTCATCTCCGTTCTACAGGAACTAATTCCTTCACACAATTACTCGAAAAATTATACCCTACTATTTTAAGTCCAACGAACGCGTTCCAATTAACAAAACCGAATTAAATGGAACACTCGCGATTCCTCGACCTTAAAGAAATGCTAAACGCTAGAATACCTCAGTGAATATACATGAATGGTAAAATAAACAAGTACACGCGAACTTCTTGTTACACCACGAGAAAGAAAGCCAGAATGGCCTTGTCCCCGGCAGTATTCGCAGAGAGGCAGACGtcgtttaaaaacaaaaacaaaaaaaaaaaaagaaaagaaaagaaaaaaaaacaacccctAATGAAGCGCGAATTTCGTAGAATTTTCTAACATATTTTCATATAGGGCCGCCGCTCTTCCCATCACCTTTCGGCTGATGAACGAAAAGCTCCGGATCGATCCACGGATTACCAGGTTCGTCCTGCCCATCGGCTGCAACATAAATATGGACGGTACAGCTCTCTTCGTTGCTGTAGCCAGCATCTTCATCGCTCAAATGAATGGGATCTACCTCGGCTTCGGAGAGATCATCACTGTGATGTGAGTATGATTGTGATTCACTGTTGCATCGATCCTCGGGGCTCTTTTCACTTCTGGCTTCTTCACTTGCAGATTGACTTCGACTGCCGCCTCCGTTTCATCCGCATCGGTGCCCAGCGCCGCTTTGGTACTTCTTCTAGTTGTCCTCAGCGCCATCGACGCTCCTGTTCAAGATGTCTCCCTGCTCTTTGCCATCGACTGGTTTGTGTGAGTCGAGAACTGTTTAACaagtttttatgaaaataatcggTTTTGATTTTCGTTGAATCCAATTATTTTTGGCCAATAATTTTGCAGCGATCGCGTTCGAACCACGAATAACATGCTGGGCGATTGTTACGCTGCTGCAGTCGTTGAACAGTTGTCGAAAAAGGAACTGATGGCGGTTGACGCTGCTGCGTATCAGGTAACGATGGAAGGCTCAATTTGAACCCGAAACCTTATAATTCGCCCTTGAttcttctcttcattttcCAACGGCTATATTTTGTTTCGTTGGAGTCAGATACTGAAGTAGTTCTGTGTCTTTCTATACAGTCAGAAGCTGTTCTACCCACTACAATTGCAAATGGCTGCATTTCAGCGAGCAGAGTACCAGACCCAGACACCGTGATCGTCGAGATGCAGGATGACTCGAAGACGAACGGCATCGCCAAGTAAACATGCTTGTTGGTAGGGCTAGACTCGAATTCACGATTACAAGTTCCGGCTATCAAAGCACGCTTACGCAATGAAGATTTCAAATGAACTCATCTTCTTTCGTGTGATTCTAAATAATTCCCCTCACGCTTGGGTAATTGCAACGAAGCTTGTAGTGttccgagattttttttttagttttgttgTTAACAAAGTTTCAGATGGTAAAAATTCTGACTAATCTTTAAtcgctttaatttttctgtactCACAGTGGCGCGACGAAGGCGATAACACCGATCAACGAGGAGACGGTTTGACGTATGTAATAAGCGTATCATCCGACGTGATGGATTTTCTGAAGTTAAAACTGTAAGGTAGCACCTAAAGACGAGGTTACTTATTCGCGGACTAGAAGGGTATATTGAAGTTGAACTTGTTAGTGAGAGGGCAACGATTTTTTGTAACACTATAACACATCTACGCCCCGTACATAATGAACTAGCTTATACGCTATAACATGAATTATATGCAGCGTCAGGTACGCTACGACATGAAAAACAATACAGATACAAAGTAGGatacgtttatttttctttttcattgttgttagaaatcagagaaagagagagagagagagagagagagaaagagtaaaAGTCAAGTTCGACAACagttaaaattaatatataatcATAGATCGTAGAGTATCGAGGCCCTCcgtgtttttataattttatagtttCAACAATTTGCGGTTGTTCGCAAATACGGAAGTACGCAATACACCTTTAATATACGTAGCAAGAGAGGCCTATACAAGATATCGATGAAACGGCGTACtattgaaatattgtatgCTAATTCTGGCGACTCATAAAAGTAATTTACATATTCTTGTCATATTTTCTATCAGAAtatatagttatttttttttctctttcgtttgAATCATGAAGAAAACACATCAGCAAGTTACGACATTCCTAGTACCGAAAGGGTGCAGTTGTTCCTAGAACAAATCCTTTCGACATTTGTAATGTGAATTATATTCGCAAGGATATTACTGGCAATAATAGATGTGAGTATGAAAAAGGTGCGGTGGTCTTAATTTAAGCGTGAAAGATCAGATCTGGTAGCTTGTAATTTTAATAGGCTGAGTAAGATCCCATCTACTGGAAATACATGATCCACATCACTCTGTAAAACGCGGATACACTAGGCTTGGTCTAATAACGaggaactttgaaaaaagtttataaaaagtTTGGTGTAAATGGAGTGTTGCTATACATGATTGAGTAACTTGACAGACTTGATAAGAACCGATGAGAAGTTACTACAGCGTCATGTAACGGCAAGCGTTATAAATTCTCCTACATTTAATACAAAAGCAACAATATTGGCGTATACAACATATAAACATACTGATAATGCATAATAATAGTGATAGTAATGGCGAAAAAATGACGTAAAATATTaactgagaaaaattgtacTTTTATATTTGTCATTTGTTAGGGTCAAACTATCAATATAATGAAAGTGTAGCTTAGGTATATCACTGTGATACATGTAATCGAACCCGTACATTCCAGGAACACTTGTTTCGGGGATCGTTCGACTCCAGTATATAATTGAGGTTCTCGTGACCTACAAGTTCCACTAAATGACATGAATTCAACTCAGACGATACACTGATTTCACTTAATACGATTGCCTCGTGTTATACACTTTCAGATCAAGAATAGTTAAGTACAAAGTGCAGAATTGGGGTGGAtcggttattttttcttgcgaGAAGTCCAAGGACATATCCAATTAGAGTAAGAGTGGAATTGAGTGAATATAGGAGTGTCTAAAAACACCATAAAAAGGGTTTAAAAACTATCATGGAGTTGATTTCATCCCCGAAACAGGCAGTTGCAATTAGCGTAGCTCGATCAAGATCCGGCATTAAAACTTTCGTTTAAACATTCGCGATTGGAAATAAAAGGAAATTCGAGTGTGGTGCCTTATTTTGACATTCCAAAGGTGCTGGATTTGTGAaagtatattttgaaaattggtttCCTCCGTCAGCGCACGATCTTCGAAGGATCAGCTCTCTGACGTAATTTGAATAACTGACAAAAATGTATCCAAGATCAGTGACTCGATCGAAATAAAGTCGGTGTATGATTTCGCTTTTGTATGTTATATTTAACTTTTCAGTAACTGTACTCACATAGAAGTAAGCTATATGATTGTCGAGTTAAGTGGTCATATCTTTGATAAacatttcaaatgaatttagATTTGAAATGATCATTATAAGCAGTGGTTTAAACAGTTTTCTACAAATAAAACTGAACTACTGTTTTAATCACAGGGAAAAACGGTGAGTGAACTGTCGTCATTCcctcgaatttttaaagacgTGTTTATAATACTTCGCAGTCTTGTTTGGATGTGATAATTCTACGCAATCACTATTCTATCGTAGAAGAAATTAGGAACGCACTTTAGCGACTacagaagaaggaaaaaaaaatcgtaattcaAACTCGACTCACGATTAAGCTACATGTATTTGTAAGCATCACGATACTATAATTACGGATTTGTTGTTTATTGTTGGCGGTTAAATTAGCTGTTATAACCCTCTGACTCGCTGTTCCATGTCCACCAAAGCCTATTATTTCACGGTTTACGACACGCCTGGGTGTGACGAATGTTATcatcgtacatatatatgaacaATAAACAGTTGTGTAAGCTCATCAAGGTCCGGCTTGAAATCATTTTCGCAGACATTTTGGTCGAATTGAACCTTGTCAAATCGAACCATTAATTCATACTGCTGCATCGAGCCGGGCCAATTAGTTTAGATTGTTACATCTGTATATTACAATACCTACATTTCATAGCTGTATATTAATactataaatgtaaaaaagtaCTATGATTCTATGTATATTTAGGAATTAACATGTTATATCGATATATACAGGTTTATACGTCGAGGGAAGTGTTTCAATTATTCGAAGACCTCCAACTACCATCTAGATCATCTTCAACGTGTTCTCTATAGGTTTGACCGAAGACCAGAAGAGGCCAGTCTATGAATCTAGTTCGGTCGAATGCAAGGTTcgacaataataaaatcaggaaTATATTAATGGATTATTAAAGCAGGTATCTGCCAGATTTGTCCAAGCCAAGCGTTCTCTTTCGAGCCTGGACGaactaaaattttacacacgTACAGACATGTTTAAACGAATTATCCAATAGCTATTTCCATGTCGTAGCCGCGGTCAATTCGTCCCAAAACTGCATTCGTTCTTTGTGGAAACCGTACTGGACTTTAAGTTCTACGTCAGATCCGTTACCGATGCGAAGATAATTATCACGAGACGAAAAGGGAGACCAAAGCGTCGAGTCATCCGAATCTAACGTCATCGGTACTCTAAAAGTGGAATAAACttgtgtaaataatttctattCAGACTAGCGACATCGCGATGTGATCTGTAAGGGTTCCTTAGTATTTAGAATTACCCAGTAGTCGCGAAGGATGTCCACAACTGAACCATCGTGTCCACCATTTTCCAATCAGAATCGCTGTATTCCCAATCTGCAGGTCCAAAGCCGCTCTTTGGTCCAGGAAGAAGATACAGCAGATCGTCAGCATGTGAAACTCCGTAGTTTACGGGAGGACCACCGTTATAACTGAAACTAAACCTACCGCGGTATTCGAATGAACAGAAATACTGGAAATTCTTAGCTTTAATTAAATGTTCTTTCATCGCTCTGTACGTTGGATATGTAAATATGGCATCACCTATGAGTTGAGTAATGTTCGTTACTATCtgaaacatacatacatacatccataAATACACATGTAAAACGAATATTCAtgtataaaatgataaatggCGCTAAATCCACTACAGGATCAGCCATTGATTCGGAAACAACTTACCAAACTTCTATGTACAGTAAGGTCGTTCAAGTAGTATGATTTCAGGGTCTTTGTGAAGGCTGTCACATTTTCAACCAAGTATTTATACTGTACGATTACAGGTAGGGCGGAATCGATGttatccaaaaaatgctgGAGAATGTCTGGCTTTCTGTAGTATGCTGACAACACCGAAAGACATGGTTTATGTGTGAGGCTATATGAATTCGGGGGAAGAAGCATTTTTCACGCTTCTTCACGGCTAGACAACCTTATGCGACTGAATAGACAAACCAACAAGGGCAGAGCTTCGTTTTAATCGGACAATACTTACGTACAGTGGAATGAAGTCCCTCATCTCGAGCGACAAGAGCGATCCAAGGCAAATCGCGAATTTTCCCAGCAGTGAACAGGTTCGCAGGACTATCCGTCAGTACGGCTCCGTCTATATCTGGTTCGATAGTTGGGTTCCATACGATATCAGGATATTGGCCCCACTCGCGAAACATTGAGGTCTTTTTGACGAGCTGAGATGCACTGAGACCCTTTAAGCAATTGACAAGAATATTCGATGAATTCGTCGGGCAGTTAAAATACTGACCAAGCCGATTAGCTCGATTCGATGATACGCTTCTAGGTACCACGGCACAGGACGAAAACGCTGTTCCACTTTGCGTTATGTATCTATGGAAAAGACCTGCCAAAAACATGTGTGATTTATTGCCTGGCTATAAGAAGCTGGAATTTCAAGTATTGATTCAGAGCGACCGATGTCCCTGAGATGTCTAACTTATCTCATTGATGATGATTAAGATCCAAACACATGCGGAGAGCTCACCGTCAGTCAAGTCTGACAAAGTCAGCAGATGAACCATAATTGAACCTGAACTTGACCCAACGAGAGTCACTTGGTTGGGATCACCCCCAAAATACTGGACATTCTCCTGAATCCATTTAAGAGCCTGAACCACGTCTTTCAGACCGTGGTTTCCTGGTAATACTTCGTCGCCTGTACTGAGGAATCCTAGCACTCCCAGGCGATAGCTCGGAAGCACGAGGACCACGTCTCTGTCGAGAATGAAACGTGGATCGCATCGTGTAGAATTAATGTTTCCTACTTCAAATCTTCCGCCAAATATGAACACCATCACCGGCAAATGCTTGATGTTATTTCCAACAGGAAGCTGTAGAGTCAAATGCTCAGGATTAATCAACCAGGTAGCATTAGTGGAAtatgattatttattgatatgAAATATTCATCTGTCTGAAATACATGATAAATACCCGGGGCGTGTAGATGTTAAGAAAGAGACAGTCTTCATTTCCAATTGCCTCTTTATGGATTCGGGGATCAAATTGAACGCAGGGTTCAGGATCACGGCTTGCATCTATAGATCCATTCCAAATAACAGGTGGTACAGGATCTTTGAACCTGGAGCAAGATCATGAACGGAAATCAGTATCTAGTGTTATTATTTTGATCGTCAAACCAGTCGGAGATATGCACGCAGTTATTAGAATTACAAGGAATTTCGTTACGTTTAATTTTAGACTCAACACTCATCAACAATTTCTTACTGtcggtttaaaaaatgaattctggGGATACTGAACATTATTTTAGTACCACATCGAACCTGAGATTTCCAACCGGTGGCTTTGCGTACGGGATTCCCTTGAAAGCAAAGAACGTGTTGTTACGGTAACTGACCATGTTCACACCTCGGATTGTTCCTTGCGGTAATGACGCTATCGGAGGCGTCATTTGTTCGCCAATTGGAATTCCTCCATGTTTCTTCAAAACTTTGCCATAAGTTAAGCAGCAACTGCCCAGTAAGAGGAACACAGCACATGTCCTTACGTTATAACACCACGTCGACGCTATACCACACATCTTCTGTAGGAAGCAGTGAATTGACGAATTGTAACCAACCAAACCAGCTACTTGAAAAGACTGATTAACCATAAAAGAATGCTGCGATATTATCTTGGCTGATGCAGCAAAGTGGAAATGGAGATTGGTATGCACGGGGTCATCGTAACGTATCATAGTTACTTATGATATTGGAGCTATCTCTGGTGAAAGGGCATGCTTCGAGCCACCCGGAAACGTCCAACGCCACACACGCACAACTTTTACGTGAGCCCAGCATAGCGGACAAATCTTGCGAACGAAAACTTGTGCACCATGAAGCATGATTCTTCTAGTGTAATAAGTTATCTTTTGTTGAGCAGTTGACTACAGTTACTTATGATTCTTGCtggatatatttattattttcaaatagcaTATATCGCTTAAATAGCATAATTCAGGCTCTTTTGATTAACTGACCTCTAACTTTCAATATGTTCAACGTGTCTATTGTAGGTTTGACCAAAGATCAGAATAGGGTAAATCATAGATCTAGCTTGAATATCTAGGGAAAGGTTTTGTTCAAAATGCTCCTTTTATTTGGCATGAGAAATATTTCACTTATATTACGTCACAACGTCGGAAAATTGCCTGTCCCCTTAAAATGGCTCGAAATTCCTTACAGAGGCTTGAGAACTACTGCTTCCATGACGTGGCCGCGGTTAGTTCATCCCAAAATTGCATCCGTTCTTTGAGGTAATCGTATCTCATTTCAAGCGTCACGTCAGATTCATTTCCTATCCGAAGATAATTACTATGAGACGTGAAAGGAGTCCAAAAGTTGCCATTATCGGAATCCGACGCCGTGGGAATTCTGGAATAGAGAAGAACCGTTATCAACGATACCCAAGGACGAGCATCGTCTTTGATTATCGGACATTCgattgtataaatattccaGCTTACCCAGTCCTCGCAAAAGATGTCCATAGCTGGACCATGGTGTCCACCATTTTCAAATCGGTATCATTATAATCCCAATTCTTGGGTCCAAGGCTGATCTTCGATCTCGGAATAAGATACACGAGATTGTCAGCATGTGAAACACCGTAAGTTACTGCAGGGCCGCCATCATAAGTGTAGCTAAACCTACCACGATATTCGAAGGAACAAAAATACGGCCTAGTCTTAGCGTGAAGTAACTGTTGTTTAATCGCTCTGTATGTTGGATACGTGAAAATGGCATCGCCAATGAGTTGAGTAATGTTCGTGAGCAGCTGCAGTAGCAAAAATATATCGAAATCAGTAAATTGCTCCAAAGTTTCTTTGAAATCTGTCAAATTTATGACATCTTACCAAGCTGCTATTGACAGTGAGATCGTTCAAGTAGTATGATCTCAGGGCAGTAGTAAAGGCTGTCACGTTTTCAACCAAGTATTTGTACTGTATGATTACAGGCAAGGCGGCGTCAATGTTATCCAAAAGTTGACGCAGAATTTTCGGTTTCCTGTAGTATGCTAAATTGAACTAATCAGCTCGGAGAAAACAGCAAGACGTTCTTCAGAAATAGGTAACTTGAAGCCACTGCAGAAACCAGCCTTCGACAGTGCTACATTTCATTCGGAGAATACTTACGAACAGTGATATGAAGACCCTCGTTTCGAGTGACAAGTGCGATCCAAGGCAGATCGCGAATTTTGCCAGCAGCGAACAGGTTCGCAGGACTGTCGGTCAGCAAAGCCTCGTCTATATGTGGTTCAACGGATGGACTCCACACGATGCCTGAGTGGCTGCCCCACTCGTGAAATATTTTGGCCGTACTAACGAGCTGTGACGCATTGAGACTGTTTAGACAATCGAAGAGAAGAGTCGATGAATTCGTAGGGCAGCCGAAATACTGACCAAGCCGATTAGCTCGATTCAAAGATACGCTCTTAGGTACCAAGGCAGACGGCGCAAACGCTGTTCCACTCTGTGTTATGTACCTATGAAAGAGTCCTACCAAAGACATGTGTGACTCATCACTGAAGACATTAGTCTTGTTCTTGGCTTAAATTCAACAGCAGTACTCACCGTTGGTTAAATTCGACAAGGTCAATAGGTGAACCATAGCTGCACCAGAGCTTGAGCCAAAGAGAGTCACTTTGTTGGAATCACCCCCAAAGTACTGGATATTCACTTGAATCCATTTAAGGGCCTGGACCACGTCTTTCAGGCCGTAGTTTCCAGGTAATATCTCATCCCCAGTGCTGAGGAATCCAAGTAATCCTAAACGATAGTTGGGAACCACGAGGATCACGTCTTTGTTGAGAATGAAACTTGGACTGCCTTGTATAACACTATTGTCTCCTTTCACAAACCTTCCAccaaatatatacattattaccGGCATGAATTTGGTATGATTACTCGCGGGGAGctgcaaaatgaaaatgcTCAATTTTACTTGCCTAGCTAAACCATGAGGCATCTATGAGAAGGCATCACCAACATGTTGTTTTTTGACAATCTGTAGCTAAATTGTTCACTATTATATTCGTATGGTTACAAAGGGTGAAATCACTCtttttaacccccccccccccccccccttccccctccTCGCCAGTTGATCTTgtagtcggcatgtgacgcaagaagtctaacaataagcctTCTAATGTCATTAAATTAATAGGGTGCTGAATCAACCGGTATTATTAGAGAAACATATTACGGCAATAAAAGCCTTTTTATCAGCTTAATTTAATCTTGCCTTTCTttgaatcagttttttttatcttgcgaACCTTTATTTTACTATCTGCAGGTAATATTAGCATTAGGTTGCTAATGGTAAAGTGCAAAAGGTTCTCAGGAATTTGGAGAATGACCCATATATTTACCCGGGGAGTATAGATGTTAAGATAAAGACAATCTTCACTCCCAGTCACATTGCCATTGGTAAGGGAATCCAACTGAGTGCACGGTGGAGATTCACGGCTTCCATCTATAGTCCCATTCCAAGCATCCGGTGGGACAGGTCCTTTGAACCTGGA is a window from the Diprion similis isolate iyDipSimi1 chromosome 6, iyDipSimi1.1, whole genome shotgun sequence genome containing:
- the LOC124407637 gene encoding esterase E4-like, translating into MCGIASTWCYNVRTCAVFLLLGSCCLTYGKVLKKHGGIPIGEQMTPPIASLPQGTIRGVNMVSYRNNTFFAFKGIPYAKPPVGNLRFKDPVPPVIWNGSIDASRDPEPCVQFDPRIHKEAIGNEDCLFLNIYTPRLPVGNNIKHLPVMVFIFGGRFEVGNINSTRCDPRFILDRDVVLVLPSYRLGVLGFLSTGDEVLPGNHGLKDVVQALKWIQENVQYFGGDPNQVTLVGSSSGSIMVHLLTLSDLTDGLFHRYITQSGTAFSSCAVVPRSVSSNRANRLGQYFNCPTNSSNILVNCLKGLSASQLVKKTSMFREWGQYPDIVWNPTIEPDIDGAVLTDSPANLFTAGKIRDLPWIALVARDEGLHSTVPYYRKPDILQHFLDNIDSALPVIVQYKYLVENVTAFTKTLKSYYLNDLTVHRSLIVTNITQLIGDAIFTYPTYRAMKEHLIKAKNFQYFCSFEYRGRFSFSYNGGPPVNYGVSHADDLLYLLPGPKSGFGPADWEYSDSDWKMVDTMVQLWTSFATTGVPMTLDSDDSTLWSPFSSRDNYLRIGNGSDVELKVQYGFHKERMQFWDELTAATTWK